One window of the Paenibacillus beijingensis genome contains the following:
- a CDS encoding amino acid ABC transporter permease — MEFIPQLLKGAVVSLELTVLGVLAGWLLGLFICLLKISSNRVISGFARGYIALLRGLPFLVLCMFIYYGSPILLGFDIPPFLSGVTALAVTTSAFSAEIIRGGIMGIAKGQKEAAESLGFNSWQTMRHIVLPQSLLSVLPQLTNEFSIVLKNSSLVMVISLTELTFTASQIVGVYFNPTEIYLATALLYFIMTFSISTLARYIERRKVNVFR; from the coding sequence ATGGAATTTATACCGCAGTTGCTTAAAGGAGCCGTCGTATCCCTGGAGTTGACGGTATTGGGCGTTCTCGCCGGTTGGCTCTTGGGGCTATTCATTTGCTTATTGAAAATTTCTTCCAACCGTGTGATCTCCGGCTTTGCCCGAGGGTATATCGCATTGCTGCGCGGCCTGCCGTTTCTCGTTCTTTGTATGTTTATATATTACGGCTCACCCATTCTTCTCGGGTTCGATATTCCTCCATTTCTGAGCGGGGTGACGGCCTTAGCGGTTACTACTTCGGCTTTCAGTGCCGAAATCATCCGCGGCGGCATAATGGGTATAGCCAAAGGACAAAAGGAGGCGGCGGAATCACTCGGTTTCAACTCCTGGCAGACGATGCGGCACATCGTACTTCCGCAGTCGCTTTTATCCGTTTTGCCGCAGTTGACCAATGAATTCAGTATTGTATTGAAGAACTCCTCTCTGGTCATGGTGATCTCGTTGACGGAGCTCACATTTACCGCAAGTCAAATTGTCGGAGTCTATTTCAATCCGACAGAAATCTACCTGGCCACTGCGCTTCTCTATTTCATCATGACGTTTTCCATTTCTACTCTGGCACGCTATATCGAGCGCCGCAAGGTTAATGTATTCCGCTGA
- a CDS encoding amino acid ABC transporter ATP-binding protein, whose translation MISAKGLTKLFGTQTVLKDIRLQVQKGDVISVIGPSGSGKSTLLRCLNLLEIPDGGEVNGCGHLIRFPVRTDRQFNQDVQAIRLKVGMVFQSFNLWPHMTALQNVTEALLVVKRMSKEEAKTIALEQLATVGLLDKKDSYPSKLSGGQQQRVAIARTLAMDPEVILFDEPTSALDPELVGEVLKVIKRLAESGRTMMVVTHEMGFAREISSRAIFMENGSILQEGSSEDIFYNSNEFRIRSFLTNLK comes from the coding sequence ATGATTTCCGCTAAAGGACTTACTAAGTTGTTCGGTACGCAAACGGTTTTGAAAGATATTCGGCTCCAAGTTCAAAAGGGCGATGTCATCTCCGTTATTGGTCCAAGCGGTTCCGGGAAAAGTACGCTGCTACGCTGTTTGAATTTACTTGAAATCCCCGATGGTGGAGAAGTGAACGGCTGCGGTCACCTGATCCGATTTCCCGTCCGGACCGATCGTCAATTTAACCAAGACGTTCAAGCGATCCGCTTGAAAGTGGGGATGGTTTTCCAATCGTTCAATCTATGGCCGCATATGACTGCGCTGCAAAATGTGACGGAAGCGCTGCTTGTCGTGAAACGGATGAGCAAAGAAGAGGCGAAAACAATAGCACTCGAACAGCTTGCTACGGTCGGACTTTTGGACAAGAAGGACAGTTATCCGAGCAAATTATCCGGCGGACAGCAGCAGAGGGTGGCCATAGCGCGTACGCTTGCAATGGACCCCGAGGTGATTCTGTTCGATGAGCCGACGTCCGCACTTGATCCCGAACTGGTGGGGGAAGTGCTCAAGGTCATTAAGCGTTTGGCCGAATCGGGAAGAACAATGATGGTTGTCACGCATGAGATGGGTTTTGCCAGAGAGATTTCGAGCCGAGCGATTTTTATGGAAAATGGTTCCATTCTGCAAGAAGGCTCTTCGGAAGATATCTTTTACAATTCCAATGAGTTCCGCATTCGCAGCTTTCTCACAAATCTCAAATAG
- a CDS encoding amino acid ABC transporter permease codes for MVELLPYADDFLKGFYTTVVINVLAGILSILVGFSAALIALSRFAVPRLIVRLYIEFMRGIPILILLFIIYFVGPKAGFVLNSFTTGVIGLGLYNGAYVAEIIRANLLTIPKGQAEACSALGIPKRYQFIRILLPQLLVSSIPSLTNQFIMMLKNSTVVSIITVGDLLAIAKMVVSESFSYIAPFFIISIVYWVLAYLLSLVGNRLENRLSAHLK; via the coding sequence TTGGTTGAACTCTTGCCCTATGCCGATGATTTTCTGAAAGGCTTCTACACGACCGTTGTAATTAATGTACTTGCAGGCATCCTCTCTATTTTGGTCGGGTTCTCTGCGGCGTTAATCGCATTATCCAGATTTGCGGTGCCGCGACTCATCGTTCGGTTGTACATCGAGTTTATGCGCGGCATTCCAATACTGATCTTATTGTTTATCATCTACTTCGTGGGTCCCAAGGCCGGGTTTGTTCTGAACAGTTTTACGACGGGAGTGATTGGCCTCGGGCTTTATAACGGAGCCTACGTGGCTGAAATTATCCGGGCGAATTTGTTGACGATTCCGAAAGGTCAAGCAGAAGCGTGTTCGGCTTTGGGCATACCGAAACGCTATCAATTCATTCGCATCCTGTTGCCGCAATTGTTGGTCTCTTCGATTCCCTCGTTAACTAATCAATTTATTATGATGTTAAAAAATTCTACGGTCGTTTCCATCATAACGGTAGGCGACCTGCTGGCGATCGCGAAAATGGTAGTGTCGGAAAGCTTCAGTTATATCGCTCCGTTCTTTATTATTTCGATTGTCTATTGGGTACTTGCCTATCTGTTATCCCTCGTGGGTAATAGACTCGAAAACCGTTTATCAGCCCATTTGAAATAG